One genomic region from Rosa rugosa chromosome 1, drRosRugo1.1, whole genome shotgun sequence encodes:
- the LOC133707009 gene encoding replication protein A 70 kDa DNA-binding subunit C-like yields MISTQQNFLIQQGHLQKGFVVCLNQYTCTPVRGRQIIIIISLDVLVNTCEIIGQPATFSNAQSPATIPGNAQSLNSSARVAGHETVTEATPQQPRLNQSYGGSYSGGADPGRYATMSTVPNHPRPETGSGFAGLAPVSGSYAGQNTGLRSPISQVPPPLQNSYARPPQPTYQQSQLIQSKLGN; encoded by the exons ATGATTTCCACTCAGCAGAACTTCCTGATTCAGCAGGGCCACCTCCAGAAGGGCTTCGTCGTCTGCCTCAACCAATACACCTGCACGCCCGTCCGAGGCCGCCA GATCATCATTATAATCTCATTGGATGTGCTAGTTAATACATGTGAAATCATTGGACAGCCTGCCACATTTTCGAATGCACAGTCCCCAGCTACAATACCTGGAAATGCCCAATCTCTTAACAGCAGTGCTCGTGTGGCGGGTCATGAAACTGTGACTGAGGCAACTCCCCAACAACCTAGATTGAATCAATCGTATGGTGGTTCTTATTCTGGTGGTGCTGACCCAGGAAGATATGCTACAATGAGTACAGTTCCCAATCACCCTAGACCAGAGACTGGTTCTGGTTTTGCTGGGTTAGCACCAGTAAGTGGGTCATATGCTGGTCAGAACACAGGTTTACGCAGCCCCATATCCCAGGTTCCACCTCCACTTCAAAATTCTTATGCCCGCCCACCTCAGCCGACTTATCAACAGTCACAATTAATTCaatcaaaacttggaaactAA